A part of Marinomonas rhizomae genomic DNA contains:
- the ubiB gene encoding ubiquinone biosynthesis regulatory protein kinase UbiB, whose translation MLISTFRLLRILYTVMRFRLDVFIPFALLPWYIRCTLGLVCSIGRKRASKNKGERLRLALESLGPIFVKFGQILSTRRDLLDDDIADELAKLQDKVPAFPGHIAQAIVERDLKAPVSELFAEFSATPLASASIAQVHTAKLHSGEEVVVKVIRPNIEKTISKDISLLYTLAHLVANLSADGRRLRPVEVVTDYEYTILDELDLAKEAGNTGLLQRNFTNSDLLYVPQVHWDYSHRNVMVMERISGIPVADIAALNKANVDMKCLAERGVEIFFTQVFSHSFFHADMHPGNIFVDVSNPQKPKYIAIDCAIMGSLDDADKSYLARNLLAFFQRDYRLVAELHVESGWVPKGTPVHAFESAIRSVCEPMFAKPLKDISFGQVLIGLFQTARRFNMEVQPQLVLLEKTLLNIEGLGRQLYPDLDLWVTAKPFLERWMREQMGPKRVIEEVRKQAPQWAGQLPQIPNLVFTALSQMSHQEERMQAQTEAIEQLSKELKKGRKNTPFRLLGILSLGAAWVITDPVSLNHIKDADLTSLGLLLVGIYLLVLKP comes from the coding sequence ATGTTAATCAGTACTTTTCGTTTACTGCGCATACTGTATACGGTCATGCGCTTTCGTCTTGATGTGTTTATTCCTTTCGCGCTTTTGCCTTGGTATATCCGTTGCACGCTTGGCCTTGTTTGCTCGATTGGCCGTAAGCGCGCTAGCAAAAATAAAGGTGAGCGCCTTCGGCTGGCTTTAGAAAGCCTTGGCCCTATCTTTGTTAAGTTCGGACAAATATTGTCGACTCGACGAGACTTGTTAGACGACGATATCGCCGATGAATTAGCAAAACTGCAAGACAAAGTCCCCGCCTTTCCCGGCCATATCGCTCAAGCTATTGTCGAAAGAGATTTAAAAGCACCAGTATCTGAACTGTTTGCTGAGTTTTCAGCAACACCTCTTGCCTCTGCGTCCATTGCACAAGTGCATACTGCCAAGCTGCATTCTGGTGAAGAGGTGGTTGTTAAAGTTATTCGACCAAACATAGAAAAAACCATCAGCAAAGACATTAGCCTGCTTTACACCTTGGCGCACCTTGTTGCTAATTTAAGTGCCGATGGCCGCCGATTAAGACCTGTTGAAGTAGTCACAGATTACGAATACACCATTCTAGATGAATTAGATCTTGCCAAAGAAGCGGGTAACACAGGCTTATTACAACGTAACTTTACCAATTCCGACCTACTATATGTGCCACAAGTCCATTGGGACTATAGCCACCGCAATGTCATGGTAATGGAGCGCATATCTGGGATTCCAGTAGCCGATATTGCTGCGCTAAACAAAGCCAATGTAGACATGAAATGCTTAGCAGAACGCGGTGTGGAAATCTTTTTCACCCAAGTTTTTTCACACAGCTTTTTCCATGCTGATATGCATCCGGGCAATATTTTTGTGGATGTATCAAATCCACAGAAACCTAAATATATTGCCATCGATTGTGCCATCATGGGCAGCCTAGATGACGCTGATAAAAGCTATTTAGCACGCAATCTATTGGCTTTTTTCCAGCGAGATTATCGCTTAGTGGCAGAACTTCACGTTGAAAGTGGTTGGGTTCCTAAAGGCACTCCTGTTCATGCGTTTGAATCTGCTATTCGCAGTGTTTGTGAACCTATGTTTGCCAAACCACTGAAAGACATTTCTTTTGGTCAGGTACTGATTGGTTTATTCCAAACCGCACGACGCTTTAATATGGAAGTTCAGCCTCAGCTGGTTTTATTGGAAAAAACTCTACTCAATATTGAAGGTTTAGGTCGCCAACTTTATCCCGACTTGGACCTATGGGTAACAGCAAAACCCTTCCTAGAACGCTGGATGCGTGAACAGATGGGACCAAAACGCGTGATAGAAGAAGTCCGCAAGCAAGCGCCACAGTGGGCAGGCCAACTACCACAAATCCCGAATTTAGTGTTTACTGCATTATCGCAAATGTCGCATCAAGAAGAACGCATGCAAGCGCAAACCGAGGCCATTGAGCAGTTAAGCAAAGAATTGAAAAAAGGTCGAAAAAATACCCCTTTTAGATTGCTTGGCATATTAAGCTTAGGGGCGGCTTGGGTTATTACTGACCCTGTTTCTTTAAACCATATCAAAGACGCAGACTTAACCAGCTTAGGGCTGCTTTTAGTAGGGATTTACCTGCTTGTCTTAAAACCGTAA
- a CDS encoding phosphoribosyl-ATP diphosphatase, which translates to MKSDVLAELAATLEQRKAAAADSSYVASLHAKGLNKILEKVGEESIETIIAAKDAVVSGDKSDLIYETADLWFHTLVMLSHLDIGPDAILDELARRFNLSGLEEKASRTK; encoded by the coding sequence ATGAAATCCGATGTACTGGCTGAATTAGCAGCCACTCTAGAACAACGCAAAGCCGCAGCAGCAGATTCTTCATATGTTGCCAGTCTTCACGCAAAAGGGTTAAATAAGATCCTAGAAAAAGTTGGTGAGGAAAGCATCGAGACTATTATTGCCGCGAAAGACGCTGTCGTTTCAGGCGATAAATCCGATTTAATTTATGAAACAGCGGATCTATGGTTTCATACACTTGTCATGTTATCTCATTTAGATATTGGCCCAGATGCTATACTGGATGAACTAGCACGCAGATTTAATTTGTCTGGCTTAGAAGAAAAGGCCAGTCGCACCAAATAA
- the tatA gene encoding Sec-independent protein translocase subunit TatA produces the protein MLGGISIWQLLIVLAILVLIFGTKKLKNLGSDLGGAVKGFKEAVDKDGDTEDEKTAQHKVIDADAKKDDKSA, from the coding sequence ATGTTAGGCGGAATCAGCATTTGGCAATTATTAATCGTTTTAGCCATTTTAGTACTTATTTTTGGCACCAAGAAACTTAAAAACCTTGGCTCTGATCTAGGTGGTGCAGTCAAAGGTTTTAAAGAGGCCGTCGATAAAGACGGCGATACCGAAGACGAAAAAACAGCCCAGCATAAAGTCATTGATGCTGATGCCAAAAAAGACGATAAGAGCGCCTAA
- the tatB gene encoding Sec-independent protein translocase protein TatB, whose protein sequence is MFDIGFSELLVVFVVGLLILGPERLPHAAKTAGLWVRKIRRSISSVQREINAQLDHEELQQKINETNQRLLKEGQAIQNTITPYPEGYEAKADELEPVIAEPSKAEDVDTIKQEAQPSINNESASTDTIDSAEPQAVDKIKETSETAASRT, encoded by the coding sequence GTGTTCGACATTGGCTTTTCTGAACTACTTGTTGTTTTCGTGGTTGGCCTTTTAATTCTTGGGCCAGAACGTCTGCCCCATGCCGCCAAAACGGCGGGGCTATGGGTTCGTAAAATTCGCCGCAGTATCAGCTCTGTGCAAAGAGAAATTAATGCACAACTAGATCACGAAGAGCTGCAACAGAAGATTAACGAGACCAATCAGCGCCTGCTGAAAGAAGGTCAAGCGATTCAAAATACCATTACGCCTTACCCTGAAGGTTATGAAGCCAAAGCAGACGAGCTTGAGCCCGTCATTGCTGAGCCGTCAAAAGCAGAAGACGTTGATACCATTAAACAAGAAGCCCAGCCATCAATAAACAATGAGTCAGCATCAACAGATACAATCGACTCTGCTGAGCCACAAGCCGTAGATAAGATTAAAGAAACGTCCGAAACAGCGGCTTCTCGAACCTAA
- the tatC gene encoding twin-arginine translocase subunit TatC produces the protein MSTDSSNQAPLVAHLIELRNRLLKCVLAILILFLGLYSFANDLYLIVSEPLRLLLPAGSSLIATEVASPFLAPLKLTFAVAVLISVPYTLFQAWSFIAPALYKNEKQIAIPLLISSIFLFYAGVLFAYFVVLPLIFGFFTTVGPGEVTVMTDINNYLNFVLKLFFAFGVTFEIPVATYLLIKAGVTTVATLSKKRPYIFLGCFVVGMLITPPDIFSQTLLAIPMWMLFELGLIAGRTVKVVVDGSEEKEEEVTNRAS, from the coding sequence ATGAGTACAGATTCTTCCAATCAAGCACCACTTGTCGCTCATCTTATCGAGCTGAGAAATCGTCTATTAAAATGTGTTCTGGCTATACTGATTCTCTTTCTTGGCCTGTACTCTTTCGCCAACGATTTATATCTTATTGTCTCTGAACCATTACGACTGTTACTGCCTGCTGGTAGCTCTTTGATAGCAACAGAAGTGGCTTCTCCTTTTCTCGCACCACTCAAGCTAACCTTTGCCGTCGCAGTACTCATTTCGGTTCCCTACACTCTTTTTCAAGCATGGTCTTTTATCGCCCCTGCGCTATATAAAAACGAAAAACAAATTGCCATCCCCTTGCTCATTTCCAGTATCTTTCTGTTTTATGCGGGGGTTTTGTTTGCTTACTTTGTTGTATTGCCGCTGATTTTTGGCTTTTTTACCACGGTAGGACCAGGTGAAGTCACCGTAATGACAGACATTAACAACTACCTAAACTTTGTTTTAAAGTTGTTTTTTGCCTTTGGCGTCACCTTTGAAATCCCAGTTGCTACCTACTTACTGATTAAAGCCGGCGTTACCACCGTTGCGACACTATCAAAGAAACGTCCTTACATTTTTCTAGGCTGTTTTGTGGTCGGTATGCTGATCACACCACCGGATATTTTTTCTCAGACCCTACTAGCAATCCCAATGTGGATGCTCTTTGAGCTTGGACTTATTGCTGGCCGCACAGTGAAAGTTGTGGTTGATGGCAGTGAAGAAAAAGAAGAAGAGGTAACAAATAGAGCGAGCTAG
- the dtd gene encoding D-aminoacyl-tRNA deacylase, which produces MKVLVQRAINASVVVDGDTIGAIDHGQLVLVGIEKGDTEADTQRLAGKLLKYRMFGDEDGKMNLNVQQVAGGILLVSQFTLAAETKKGLRPGFSTAAVPAEGERLFNDFVSKVRAQYDNVETGRFGADMKVSFTNDGPVTFMLD; this is translated from the coding sequence ATGAAGGTCTTAGTGCAGAGAGCCATAAACGCCAGCGTCGTCGTTGATGGTGACACCATAGGAGCGATTGATCACGGACAACTCGTGTTGGTCGGTATAGAAAAAGGTGACACGGAAGCCGATACCCAGCGACTCGCTGGCAAGCTTTTGAAATACCGTATGTTTGGCGATGAAGATGGCAAAATGAACTTAAATGTTCAGCAAGTGGCTGGCGGTATTTTGCTGGTGTCGCAATTTACTTTGGCGGCAGAAACTAAGAAAGGCCTTCGACCTGGATTTTCTACTGCAGCGGTTCCAGCAGAGGGCGAGAGGTTGTTTAACGACTTTGTTAGCAAAGTGCGTGCTCAGTACGATAACGTTGAAACAGGGCGCTTTGGGGCTGATATGAAGGTCTCATTTACTAACGATGGCCCTGTCACCTTTATGTTGGATTAA
- the typA gene encoding translational GTPase TypA gives MSNDINKLRNVAIIAHVDHGKTTLVDQLLSQSGTLDRKDLGSERIMDSNDQEKERGITILAKNTSIMWHDYRINIVDTPGHADFGGEVERVLSMVDSVLLLVDAVDGPMPQTRFVTSKAFERGLRPIVVINKIDRPGARPDWVMDQVFDLFDSLGATEEQLDFPVIYASAINGISGDDPENMAEDMTPLYQMIVDSVPVPDVDPEGMFQMQVSALDYDAYVGVIGIGRITRGLLSPNQQVIVKSADGKERKGKVLNVKGYHGLARVDTDQASAGDIVCITGIDGLSISDTLCNPECVEALPALTVDEPTVSMTFMVNDSPFAGKEGKYITTRNISDRLERELIHNVALRVRQGETPDKFIVSGRGELHLSVLIENMRREGFEMGVSRPEVVQKIVDGKVQEPYELVVIDVEEQHQGSIMEELGLRKAELTNMEPDGKGRVRLEFMTPSRGLIGFRGLFLTLTSGSGIMTSVFDHYGPVKEGDVGSRQNGVLISMVTGKTAAFALFNLQSRGRLFLGHAVEVYEGQVIGIHSRDNDLSVNPVKGKALTNMRASGTDEALTLTPPIRHTLEQALEFIEDDELVEVTPESIRVRKKLLTENERKRAGRK, from the coding sequence ATGTCTAATGATATCAATAAGTTACGTAACGTAGCTATTATTGCCCACGTTGACCATGGTAAAACTACCTTGGTTGATCAGCTACTAAGCCAATCTGGTACACTAGATCGTAAGGACCTAGGTTCTGAACGAATCATGGATTCGAACGATCAAGAGAAAGAACGCGGCATCACTATTTTGGCGAAAAACACGTCAATCATGTGGCACGATTACCGTATTAATATCGTTGATACACCTGGACACGCCGATTTCGGTGGTGAGGTTGAGCGTGTATTGTCTATGGTTGACTCTGTACTTTTGTTGGTTGACGCTGTTGATGGCCCAATGCCACAAACTCGCTTCGTAACATCAAAAGCATTTGAGCGTGGTCTTCGTCCTATCGTTGTTATCAACAAAATTGACCGCCCAGGTGCTCGTCCTGATTGGGTTATGGATCAGGTTTTTGATTTGTTCGACAGCCTTGGTGCAACAGAAGAGCAATTAGATTTCCCTGTTATCTATGCGTCTGCAATCAATGGTATTTCTGGTGATGATCCAGAAAATATGGCGGAAGACATGACGCCTCTTTACCAAATGATCGTCGACAGCGTGCCTGTTCCTGATGTAGATCCAGAAGGTATGTTCCAAATGCAGGTTTCTGCATTGGATTACGATGCATACGTTGGTGTTATTGGTATCGGCCGTATTACTCGTGGTCTGTTATCTCCAAACCAGCAAGTTATCGTTAAATCTGCGGATGGCAAAGAGCGTAAAGGTAAAGTCCTAAACGTGAAGGGCTACCACGGTCTAGCGCGCGTTGATACTGATCAAGCGTCTGCAGGTGATATCGTATGTATCACTGGTATTGATGGTTTGAGTATTTCTGACACTCTATGTAACCCTGAGTGTGTTGAAGCGCTTCCTGCATTGACGGTTGATGAGCCAACAGTAAGTATGACTTTCATGGTGAACGATTCTCCGTTTGCTGGTAAAGAAGGTAAATACATTACGACTCGTAATATCTCAGATCGTCTTGAGCGCGAGCTTATCCATAACGTAGCTCTACGTGTTCGCCAAGGCGAAACGCCTGACAAATTCATTGTATCTGGACGTGGTGAGCTTCATCTGTCTGTATTGATTGAAAATATGCGTCGTGAAGGCTTTGAGATGGGTGTATCTCGTCCTGAAGTAGTTCAAAAGATTGTTGATGGAAAAGTTCAAGAACCATATGAGTTAGTGGTTATTGACGTTGAAGAGCAGCATCAAGGTTCTATCATGGAAGAGCTTGGCTTGCGTAAAGCTGAGTTGACTAACATGGAGCCAGATGGCAAGGGTCGTGTTCGTCTTGAATTCATGACGCCTTCTCGTGGTTTGATCGGCTTCCGTGGTTTGTTCCTAACGTTGACGTCTGGTTCAGGTATCATGACGAGCGTATTTGACCATTACGGACCAGTAAAAGAAGGTGATGTTGGTAGTCGCCAGAATGGTGTATTGATCAGTATGGTGACAGGTAAAACAGCAGCGTTTGCTTTGTTTAACCTACAAAGCCGTGGTCGCTTGTTCTTGGGTCACGCTGTTGAAGTTTACGAAGGTCAAGTAATCGGTATTCACTCACGTGATAACGACTTGTCTGTTAACCCAGTTAAAGGTAAGGCGTTAACTAACATGCGCGCCTCTGGTACAGATGAAGCCTTGACGTTGACACCACCGATTCGTCATACACTTGAGCAAGCGCTTGAGTTTATCGAAGACGATGAATTGGTTGAAGTAACACCAGAAAGTATTCGTGTTCGTAAGAAACTATTGACTGAAAACGAGCGTAAACGCGCTGGTCGTAAGTAA
- the thiI gene encoding tRNA uracil 4-sulfurtransferase ThiI, with product MKFIVKFFAEITIKSRPVRKAFIKQLRHNVKLVLKKYDADVVVSGNWDFIEVFSDRDELREDFIQALSNISGIAHFQYVREFPLVDLDDIVEQAIVSYGDVIKDAVFAVRVKRVGHHDFTSVDAERHIGGCLKARCGALAVRLKNPEVLVPIDIRDNRVWMIEQRVEGLGGYPLGSQDSVLSLMSGGYDSTVSSFLTMSRGLKTHFCFFNLGGDAHEIGVKQVSNFLWEKYGSALNVKFITVPFEAVVGEILTKVDNAEMGVILKRMMLRAASQVMSEVGAKALVTGESVAQVSSQTLMNLKVIDQVTEELVLRPLITTNKQVIIDKAIEIGTAPFAASMPEFCGVISVKPTTRAKMHRVEKQESNFDFAVLEAAIENAQVMSIQNVMDDVAKQYQGEVPIVRMPVGDEVIIDIRHPDEASNRPLRVSGRPVKVIPFFALESNWSELEKDVPHLLYCGKGVMSRMHASYLLGKGHENVGVYLP from the coding sequence ATGAAATTTATTGTTAAGTTTTTTGCAGAAATCACCATTAAAAGTCGTCCAGTTAGAAAGGCGTTTATTAAACAGCTTCGACACAATGTTAAGTTGGTTCTTAAAAAGTACGATGCCGATGTCGTTGTTTCTGGCAACTGGGATTTTATTGAAGTGTTTTCTGATAGGGATGAATTACGAGAAGACTTTATACAGGCACTTTCTAATATCTCCGGTATTGCTCATTTTCAGTATGTTCGTGAATTCCCATTAGTTGATTTGGATGACATTGTTGAACAGGCCATCGTTTCGTATGGTGATGTCATTAAAGATGCTGTGTTTGCTGTCCGTGTTAAACGTGTTGGTCATCACGACTTTACGTCGGTGGATGCTGAGCGACATATCGGCGGCTGTTTAAAAGCTCGTTGTGGCGCGTTGGCTGTTCGTTTGAAAAATCCTGAAGTATTGGTGCCTATCGATATTCGTGATAATCGAGTATGGATGATTGAACAACGTGTAGAAGGGCTAGGTGGTTATCCTCTAGGGTCGCAAGATTCTGTGTTGTCCCTGATGTCTGGCGGATACGATTCTACAGTGAGCTCCTTTTTGACCATGAGTCGAGGCTTGAAAACGCACTTTTGCTTTTTTAACCTTGGTGGTGACGCCCATGAAATTGGCGTGAAGCAAGTATCCAACTTCCTGTGGGAAAAATACGGCTCGGCGCTCAATGTGAAATTCATTACCGTGCCTTTCGAAGCGGTTGTCGGCGAGATACTAACAAAAGTCGATAACGCAGAAATGGGCGTGATTCTGAAACGTATGATGTTGCGAGCAGCGTCTCAGGTAATGTCTGAAGTTGGAGCGAAAGCCCTAGTGACTGGCGAAAGTGTTGCTCAGGTATCCAGCCAAACCCTGATGAACTTGAAAGTCATTGATCAGGTGACCGAAGAGTTAGTGCTTCGTCCTTTAATTACTACCAATAAACAGGTCATCATTGATAAAGCCATCGAAATTGGTACCGCGCCTTTTGCAGCCAGTATGCCTGAGTTCTGTGGTGTGATCTCGGTTAAGCCAACGACGCGAGCTAAAATGCACCGAGTAGAGAAGCAAGAATCTAATTTTGATTTTGCGGTATTAGAAGCCGCAATTGAAAATGCCCAAGTTATGTCTATTCAGAATGTGATGGACGATGTAGCGAAGCAATATCAGGGCGAAGTGCCGATTGTGCGTATGCCTGTAGGTGATGAAGTCATTATCGACATCCGTCACCCAGATGAAGCAAGCAATCGACCATTAAGAGTAAGTGGTCGTCCTGTCAAAGTGATTCCATTTTTTGCCTTGGAATCTAATTGGTCGGAATTAGAAAAAGATGTGCCTCATTTGCTGTATTGCGGCAAAGGGGTCATGAGCCGAATGCATGCTTCTTACCTATTGGGTAAAGGGCATGAAAATGTAGGTGTTTACCTACCGTAA
- the glnA gene encoding glutamate--ammonia ligase — MSNKTLALIAEHDAKWVDLRFTDFKGKEQHVTIPAITVDEEFFENGQMFDGSSIAGWKGINESDMIMMPQDDTAIIDPFTEESTVIVRCNIIEPSTMQGYDRDPRSVALRAEEFLKSTGLGDTAFFGPEPEFFIFDDVKWKTDMSGCSVEINSEEAAWSSNKKFEGGNMGHRPFVKGGYFPVPPVDSHHDLRGAMCGAMETMGLVIEVHHHEVATAGQNEIGVKFNTLVKKADEVQILKYCVHNVAHAYGKTATFMPKPIVGDNGSGMHVHQSFWKNGENQFAGDQYAGLSEMALYYIGGIIKHAKALNAFTNASTNSYKRLVPHFEAPVMLAYSARNRSASIRIPYVASPKGKRIEARFPDPTANPYLAFAAMLMAGIDGIKNKIHPGDAADKDLYDLPAEEAHAIPQVASSLEEALKCLDEDRTFLTQGGVFSDDMIDAYIELKTGEARRVSMTTHPLEFELYYSA, encoded by the coding sequence ATGTCAAACAAGACCCTTGCCTTGATTGCTGAGCATGATGCGAAGTGGGTTGACCTTCGCTTTACCGATTTTAAAGGTAAAGAACAACACGTAACGATTCCAGCTATTACGGTAGACGAAGAGTTTTTCGAAAACGGCCAAATGTTTGATGGTTCATCCATCGCTGGTTGGAAAGGCATTAACGAATCAGACATGATCATGATGCCTCAGGACGATACAGCTATCATCGATCCTTTCACTGAAGAATCAACTGTTATTGTTCGTTGTAACATCATCGAACCTTCTACTATGCAAGGCTATGACCGTGACCCACGCTCTGTTGCCCTTCGTGCAGAAGAGTTCCTTAAGTCGACTGGTCTTGGCGACACAGCTTTCTTTGGTCCAGAGCCTGAATTTTTCATCTTTGATGATGTTAAATGGAAAACAGACATGTCAGGTTGTTCTGTAGAGATCAACTCTGAAGAAGCAGCTTGGTCTTCAAATAAGAAATTTGAAGGCGGCAACATGGGTCACCGTCCTTTCGTAAAAGGCGGCTACTTCCCTGTACCACCAGTTGATTCTCACCACGATTTACGTGGCGCTATGTGTGGCGCTATGGAAACAATGGGCTTGGTTATTGAAGTTCATCACCACGAAGTAGCAACCGCTGGTCAAAACGAAATCGGTGTTAAATTCAACACTCTAGTTAAGAAAGCGGATGAAGTTCAAATTCTTAAGTACTGTGTACACAACGTTGCTCACGCTTACGGCAAAACTGCGACTTTCATGCCTAAACCAATCGTTGGTGACAACGGTTCTGGTATGCACGTTCACCAGTCTTTCTGGAAAAACGGTGAAAACCAATTCGCTGGTGATCAATACGCTGGTCTATCTGAAATGGCGCTTTACTACATCGGTGGTATCATCAAGCACGCTAAAGCATTGAACGCGTTCACTAACGCTTCAACTAACTCTTATAAGCGTCTTGTTCCTCACTTCGAAGCTCCTGTAATGCTTGCATACTCTGCACGTAACCGTTCTGCTTCTATTCGTATCCCATACGTTGCAAGCCCTAAAGGCAAACGTATTGAAGCTCGTTTCCCTGATCCAACCGCTAACCCATACCTAGCATTTGCAGCTATGTTGATGGCTGGTATCGATGGTATCAAAAACAAGATTCACCCTGGCGATGCTGCAGACAAAGATTTGTACGACCTTCCAGCTGAAGAAGCTCATGCGATTCCACAGGTTGCTAGCAGCCTAGAAGAAGCACTTAAGTGCCTAGACGAAGATCGCACGTTCTTGACTCAAGGCGGCGTATTCTCTGACGACATGATCGATGCTTACATCGAACTTAAAACTGGCGAAGCTCGTCGCGTTTCTATGACGACTCACCCACTTGAGTTTGAACTTTACTACAGCGCTTAA
- the glnL gene encoding nitrogen regulation protein NR(II) — MYSLLIDHLSTAVVQLNDKLEIEYLNPAAEMLLAVSRRRIYGNDIGAAFRENEESIQALYAAIKSGHPFTKREAEIESSNNRKLFCDYTVTPVMGTSNETESLIIELYPRDRMKRISQEDEIIANHESSKELVRGLAHEIKNPLGGIRGAAQLISRAFTDEALNDYTQVIIEESDRLRDLVDRLLGPRQLPKNKPLNIHKVIERVRQLISVETDNQIELIRDYDPSIPDLIGDESQLIQALLNITRNAMQALLDDEDNRHKTIHMVTRALRQFTIGSKRHRLVCKISIIDNGPGIPEAILKTLFYPMVSGRADGTGLGLSIAQSVIHQHHGIIECNSYPKKTEFNILIPIETTVQDQEKHS, encoded by the coding sequence GTGTATAGTTTATTAATCGACCATTTATCCACTGCAGTTGTTCAATTGAACGACAAACTTGAGATCGAGTATCTAAATCCTGCAGCTGAAATGCTATTGGCGGTCAGCCGACGACGAATTTATGGCAATGACATTGGCGCCGCTTTTCGTGAAAACGAAGAAAGCATTCAGGCCCTTTATGCCGCAATAAAATCTGGCCACCCTTTCACTAAGCGAGAGGCAGAAATAGAGAGCAGCAATAACAGAAAGCTTTTTTGTGACTATACCGTCACGCCTGTTATGGGCACATCGAATGAAACTGAAAGCCTCATTATAGAGCTGTACCCTCGCGATAGAATGAAACGCATCTCTCAAGAAGACGAGATTATAGCGAACCATGAAAGCAGCAAAGAGCTGGTGCGAGGCTTGGCACATGAAATTAAAAACCCATTAGGCGGTATTCGTGGTGCGGCACAATTAATTAGTCGCGCTTTCACAGACGAAGCGCTAAACGATTACACACAAGTCATCATTGAAGAGTCAGATCGGTTACGTGACCTTGTTGACCGCTTATTAGGCCCCAGACAATTACCTAAAAACAAGCCTCTTAATATCCACAAGGTAATTGAGCGCGTTAGACAGCTTATTTCAGTCGAAACAGACAACCAAATTGAACTGATTCGAGATTACGATCCAAGTATTCCAGACTTGATCGGCGACGAGTCTCAGTTGATTCAAGCCTTACTCAATATCACCAGAAACGCCATGCAAGCGCTGTTGGATGATGAAGACAATCGCCATAAAACCATTCATATGGTGACTCGAGCATTACGCCAATTCACCATTGGCTCTAAGCGCCATCGCCTAGTATGCAAAATCAGCATTATAGACAATGGCCCAGGCATACCAGAAGCCATTCTTAAAACACTATTTTATCCCATGGTCAGTGGACGAGCCGATGGAACAGGCTTAGGGCTATCCATCGCGCAATCCGTGATTCATCAGCACCATGGCATTATTGAATGTAACAGTTACCCGAAAAAAACCGAATTTAATATATTAATTCCCATTGAGACGACAGTCCAAGACCAGGAGAAACACTCATGA